From a single Opisthocomus hoazin isolate bOpiHoa1 chromosome 6, bOpiHoa1.hap1, whole genome shotgun sequence genomic region:
- the LOC104339164 gene encoding nucleolar protein 8 isoform X1 produces the protein MEKQQVSQRLYVGGLGHAVSKAELQERFGKFGRVLDAEIITRKDDQGNPLKTFAYISVSISDADLRKCMSILNKTKWKGGTLQIELAKESFLHRLAVEREEAKLQKEKPQRNDKTCLLESLKKAGVVDFHMKAVPGTEVPDHKKWVVGKFGRVLPILHLRNQQKNKIVKYDPSKYCHNLRKLQQDLTHVVPVSQLTWHLEERDDSINKKRQGEFPVTKKPPKKLKQLGSEALNGAVVLSGCQSSSKNMSSPQRDQRSKCKPNAKSKLSPPRSLKSKISGTGLLLHKSNVFGVMALNNVSVSDSDVDSEEEIRAMVKKETERQTAKNVENESDHLEIVGDNFELKYNSHWSLRNPDATTKAIKRSCREKEAVECENGYDSAATDEIIAESKTPDLSSRKTAILEDSKQTKVENKEILTNKKCDLVHDSSLTTCNLKKEYIERKGKMKKSKTDALQSRAVNSTTETSDGESSCSEPGKGESEVSSDYESMMQNCYRLDLTLDDLKALAAENTGTPVEELDSTEGSSQRRVEENPKGNVNKPKLSKFCPAVKKKCICPEDVVAAILAGEENADEESSKGQNKSRLKYQPFRGMGSLCEKGLTKDSTALKERSVESLDLAARISNCRDESSNRQSENHPLYSPDVSSKKRKNTHCEQYRELSDAASLADERDQPVSRPRLQGKNKDASSLQAIQNSEHGDAAPSTDQSEGESSDMDSNSAVSWKRVKQQLKSPKQLSKKLKTDVGNKNPEYEANKCENGKTSLLEDKEFWLDATASEEPNTKKKQLQDNQRRLAALEERRKERELQKKLIQGALSNLDSQPAGKQKHIVFNSDVESDAEVDEMLKKEKSLGNMHEEDESAPKTSGKLFESSEDEQDDTDDERFKIKPQFEGKAGEKLLKLQSRFGTDERFRMDARFLESDSEEEETNILKAEEEEELAAEKKKNLQILGSLLNISLEHPKPTKTAPSAKKFRDINALRYDPTRQDHAVFEKKPSAPEKESKAKRKKKREESEKLPEVSKEIYYDIAVDLKELFGSSKSKTEKHEEIPWDKDDAEDSTPPEHLGPNVGSDVAQESSGFTFSFLGDMEESGIKEEPYILETIKPVKVTWQEDPRFQDSSSEGDDEPEASESDRDKEVFFSLPQTESTRFFFFSKNDERLREGPKLFCRSVDLSEEKDGWEDRRRLLLEECRKKHKDARRKVKAKQ, from the exons ATGGAGAAGCAGCAAGTGTCACAGCGCTTATACGTTGGGGGGCTTGGCCATGCGGTTTCGAAGGCTGAACTGCAGGAGAGGTTTGGCAAGTTTGGGCGTGTTCTGGATGCAGAGATTATTACTAGAAAAGATGACCAAG GGAACCCTCTGAAAACTTTTGCTTACATCAGTGTCAGCATTTCTGATGCAGATCTTAGGAAGT GCATGTCAATTTTAAATAAAACGAAATGGAAAGGGGGGACGCTGCAAATTGAGTTGGCCAAAGAAAGCTTTTTGCACAG GCTCGCCGTAGAGAGGGAGGAagcaaagctgcagaaagaaaagccacAGAGAAATGACAAAACGTGTCTGTTAGAATCACTGAAAAAGGCTGGAGTTGTAGACTTTCACATGAAAGCAGTACCAGGTACAGAGGTGCCAGACCATAAG aaatggGTTGTTGGTAAATTTGGCAGAGTCTTGCCTATCCTTCACCTTAGgaatcaacaaaaaaataaa ATTGTGAAATATGACCCATCAAAATACTGCCATAACCTGAGAAAGCTGCAGCAAGACTTGACCCATGTAGTTCCCGTATCTCAGCTTACTTGGCACTTGGAAGAGAGAGATGACAGCATAAACAAGAAGCGGCAAGGAGAGTTCCCTGTAACTAAGAAGCCACCTAAAAAACTGAAGCAGCTGGGCAGCGAGGCTCTAAATGGAGCAGTAGTTCTCTCTGGGTGCCAGTCAAGTTCAAAAAACATGAGCTCACCACAGCGAGATCAAAGATCAAAATGCAAACCCAATGCGAAGTCTAAATTATCTCCACCAAGGAGTCTTAAAAGTAAAATATCAGGGACAGGTTTATTATTACATAAAAGCAATGTTTTTGGAGTTATGGCTCTAAATAATGTGAGTGTTTCCGATAGTGACGTTGATTCTGAAGAGGAAATCAGAGCAATGGTAAAGAAAGAGACGGAAAGACAGACAGCTAAAAATGTTGAGAATGAAAGTGACCACTTGGAAATTGTTGGGgataattttgaattaaaatacaaTAGTCACTGGTCCTTACGCAATCCAGATGCCACGACGAAAGCTATCAAAAGAAGTTGTAGAGAGAAAGAGGCTGTGGAATGCGAGAATGGTTATGATTCAGCAGCTACAGATGAAATTATTGCTGAAAGTAAAACTCCAGATCTAAGTAGCAGGAAAACTGCAATTTTAGAAGATTCTAAACAAACGAAggtggaaaataaagaaatattaactAATAAAAAATGTGATTTGGTACATGACTCCTCACTGACaacttgcaatttaaaaaaagaatacattgaaagaaaaggaaaaatgaaaaaatccaaaactgatgCCTTGCAGAGTAGAGCAGTTAACAGTACAACAGAGACAAGTGATGGTGAAAGCTCCTGTtcagagcctgggaaaggggagtcTGAAGTCAGTTCTGATTATGAATCCATGATGCAAAACTGTTACCGCTTAGACCTTACTTTAGATGATTTAAAAGCATTAGCTGCTGAAAACACTGGGACACCAGTAGAAGAATTGGATAGTACAGAGGGTTCTAGTCAGCGCAGAGTTGAAGAAAATCCTAAGGGTAATGTAAATAAACCAAAACTTTCTAAATTTTGccctgcagttaaaaaaaaatgtatctgtccTGAAGATGTAGTTGCTGCAATTTTAGCGGGGGAGGAGAATGCTGATGAAGAAAGTTCCAAGGGACAAAATAAATCGCGTTTGAAATATCAGCCCTTCAGAGGAATGGGGTCCCTTTGTGAAAAAGGGTTAACTAAAGACAGCACTGCTTTAAAGGAGAGGTCTGTAGAAAGTTTAGATCTTGCAGCTCGTATTTCTAATTGTAGAGATGAGTCATCTAACAGACAGTCTGAGAACCATCCATTGTATTCACCTGACGTCagcagtaaaaagagaaaaaatacacatTGTGAACAGTACAGGGAATTGTCAGATGCTGCCTCCTTAGCAGACGAGAGAGATCAGCCTGTTTCCCGGCCACGTTTACAAGGTAAGAACAAAGATGCGAGTTCTTTACAAGCCATCCAAAATTCAGAGCATGGAGATGCTGCCCCTAGTACTGATCAGAGTGAAGGTGAGAGCAGTGACATGGATAGTAATTCTGCAGTGTCATGGAAGCGTGTTAAGCAACAACTGAAAAGcccaaaacagctttcaaaaaaattgAAGACGGATGTAGGCAATAAAAATCCAGAATATGAAGCTAATAAATGTGAGAATGGGAAGACAAGCCTTCTGGAAGATAAGGAGTTTTGGCTTGATGCTACTGCTTCAGAAGAACCGAATACTAAAAAGAAACAGTTGCAGGATAACCAGAGGAGGCTGGCAGCTCTAGAAGAGAGACGGAAAGAGAGAGAATTACAGAAGAAACTCATTCAAGGAGCTCTTTCAAATCTG GATAGCCAGCCAGCAGGCAAGCAGAAACACATCGTATTCAATTCGGATGTGGAAAGTGACGCTGAAGTAGATGAGATGTTGAAGAAAGAGAAGAGTTTGGGAAATATGCATGAAGAA GATGAATCTGCTCCTAAAACTTCAGGCAAACTGTTTGAAAGCAGCGAGGATGAGCAAGATGATACAGATGATGAGAGATTCAAAATTAAGCCCCAGTTTGAAGGCAAAGCTGGTGAAAAA CTCTTGAAATTGCAATCGCGATTTGGCACAGATGAAAGATTTCGCATGGATGCTCGATTCCTTGAAAGTGACAGTGAAGAAGAAG agaCAAACATCttgaaggcagaggaggaagaagagcttgctgcagaaaaaaagaagaatctgcAGATACTGGGAAGCCTCTTGAATATCAGCCTGGAACACCCTAAGCCAACTAAAACGGCCCCAAGTGCTAAGAAATTCAG AGATATTAATGCCCTCCGCTATGATCCCACAAGACAGGACCATGCAGTTTTTGAAAAGAAACCAAGTGCTCCAGAAAAAGAGAG TAAAGCTAAACggaagaagaagagggaagagagTGAGAAGCTGCCTGAAGTGTCTAAAGAAATCTATTATGATATTGCTGTTGATTTAAAAGAGTTGTTTGGATCGTCAAAGAGCAAGacagaaaaacatgaagaaataccCTGGGACAAAGACGATGCAGAGGACTCTACCCCACCTGAGCATTTGGGACCTAACGTTGGGAGTGATGTAGCTCAGGAGTCTAGTGGTTTCACGTTTTCCTTCCTTGGAGACATGGAGGAGTCGGGCATAAAAGAAG AGCCCTACATACTTGAAACAATAAAACCTGTAAAAGTCACATGGCAAGAAGATCCACGTTTCCAAGACAGCAGTTCTGAGGGTGACGATGAACCAGAGGCATCAGAAAGTGACAGGGACAAAGAAGT
- the LOC104339164 gene encoding nucleolar protein 8 isoform X2, which translates to MSILNKTKWKGGTLQIELAKESFLHRLAVEREEAKLQKEKPQRNDKTCLLESLKKAGVVDFHMKAVPGTEVPDHKKWVVGKFGRVLPILHLRNQQKNKIVKYDPSKYCHNLRKLQQDLTHVVPVSQLTWHLEERDDSINKKRQGEFPVTKKPPKKLKQLGSEALNGAVVLSGCQSSSKNMSSPQRDQRSKCKPNAKSKLSPPRSLKSKISGTGLLLHKSNVFGVMALNNVSVSDSDVDSEEEIRAMVKKETERQTAKNVENESDHLEIVGDNFELKYNSHWSLRNPDATTKAIKRSCREKEAVECENGYDSAATDEIIAESKTPDLSSRKTAILEDSKQTKVENKEILTNKKCDLVHDSSLTTCNLKKEYIERKGKMKKSKTDALQSRAVNSTTETSDGESSCSEPGKGESEVSSDYESMMQNCYRLDLTLDDLKALAAENTGTPVEELDSTEGSSQRRVEENPKGNVNKPKLSKFCPAVKKKCICPEDVVAAILAGEENADEESSKGQNKSRLKYQPFRGMGSLCEKGLTKDSTALKERSVESLDLAARISNCRDESSNRQSENHPLYSPDVSSKKRKNTHCEQYRELSDAASLADERDQPVSRPRLQGKNKDASSLQAIQNSEHGDAAPSTDQSEGESSDMDSNSAVSWKRVKQQLKSPKQLSKKLKTDVGNKNPEYEANKCENGKTSLLEDKEFWLDATASEEPNTKKKQLQDNQRRLAALEERRKERELQKKLIQGALSNLDSQPAGKQKHIVFNSDVESDAEVDEMLKKEKSLGNMHEEDESAPKTSGKLFESSEDEQDDTDDERFKIKPQFEGKAGEKLLKLQSRFGTDERFRMDARFLESDSEEEETNILKAEEEEELAAEKKKNLQILGSLLNISLEHPKPTKTAPSAKKFRDINALRYDPTRQDHAVFEKKPSAPEKESKAKRKKKREESEKLPEVSKEIYYDIAVDLKELFGSSKSKTEKHEEIPWDKDDAEDSTPPEHLGPNVGSDVAQESSGFTFSFLGDMEESGIKEEPYILETIKPVKVTWQEDPRFQDSSSEGDDEPEASESDRDKEVFFSLPQTESTRFFFFSKNDERLREGPKLFCRSVDLSEEKDGWEDRRRLLLEECRKKHKDARRKVKAKQ; encoded by the exons ATGTCAATTTTAAATAAAACGAAATGGAAAGGGGGGACGCTGCAAATTGAGTTGGCCAAAGAAAGCTTTTTGCACAG GCTCGCCGTAGAGAGGGAGGAagcaaagctgcagaaagaaaagccacAGAGAAATGACAAAACGTGTCTGTTAGAATCACTGAAAAAGGCTGGAGTTGTAGACTTTCACATGAAAGCAGTACCAGGTACAGAGGTGCCAGACCATAAG aaatggGTTGTTGGTAAATTTGGCAGAGTCTTGCCTATCCTTCACCTTAGgaatcaacaaaaaaataaa ATTGTGAAATATGACCCATCAAAATACTGCCATAACCTGAGAAAGCTGCAGCAAGACTTGACCCATGTAGTTCCCGTATCTCAGCTTACTTGGCACTTGGAAGAGAGAGATGACAGCATAAACAAGAAGCGGCAAGGAGAGTTCCCTGTAACTAAGAAGCCACCTAAAAAACTGAAGCAGCTGGGCAGCGAGGCTCTAAATGGAGCAGTAGTTCTCTCTGGGTGCCAGTCAAGTTCAAAAAACATGAGCTCACCACAGCGAGATCAAAGATCAAAATGCAAACCCAATGCGAAGTCTAAATTATCTCCACCAAGGAGTCTTAAAAGTAAAATATCAGGGACAGGTTTATTATTACATAAAAGCAATGTTTTTGGAGTTATGGCTCTAAATAATGTGAGTGTTTCCGATAGTGACGTTGATTCTGAAGAGGAAATCAGAGCAATGGTAAAGAAAGAGACGGAAAGACAGACAGCTAAAAATGTTGAGAATGAAAGTGACCACTTGGAAATTGTTGGGgataattttgaattaaaatacaaTAGTCACTGGTCCTTACGCAATCCAGATGCCACGACGAAAGCTATCAAAAGAAGTTGTAGAGAGAAAGAGGCTGTGGAATGCGAGAATGGTTATGATTCAGCAGCTACAGATGAAATTATTGCTGAAAGTAAAACTCCAGATCTAAGTAGCAGGAAAACTGCAATTTTAGAAGATTCTAAACAAACGAAggtggaaaataaagaaatattaactAATAAAAAATGTGATTTGGTACATGACTCCTCACTGACaacttgcaatttaaaaaaagaatacattgaaagaaaaggaaaaatgaaaaaatccaaaactgatgCCTTGCAGAGTAGAGCAGTTAACAGTACAACAGAGACAAGTGATGGTGAAAGCTCCTGTtcagagcctgggaaaggggagtcTGAAGTCAGTTCTGATTATGAATCCATGATGCAAAACTGTTACCGCTTAGACCTTACTTTAGATGATTTAAAAGCATTAGCTGCTGAAAACACTGGGACACCAGTAGAAGAATTGGATAGTACAGAGGGTTCTAGTCAGCGCAGAGTTGAAGAAAATCCTAAGGGTAATGTAAATAAACCAAAACTTTCTAAATTTTGccctgcagttaaaaaaaaatgtatctgtccTGAAGATGTAGTTGCTGCAATTTTAGCGGGGGAGGAGAATGCTGATGAAGAAAGTTCCAAGGGACAAAATAAATCGCGTTTGAAATATCAGCCCTTCAGAGGAATGGGGTCCCTTTGTGAAAAAGGGTTAACTAAAGACAGCACTGCTTTAAAGGAGAGGTCTGTAGAAAGTTTAGATCTTGCAGCTCGTATTTCTAATTGTAGAGATGAGTCATCTAACAGACAGTCTGAGAACCATCCATTGTATTCACCTGACGTCagcagtaaaaagagaaaaaatacacatTGTGAACAGTACAGGGAATTGTCAGATGCTGCCTCCTTAGCAGACGAGAGAGATCAGCCTGTTTCCCGGCCACGTTTACAAGGTAAGAACAAAGATGCGAGTTCTTTACAAGCCATCCAAAATTCAGAGCATGGAGATGCTGCCCCTAGTACTGATCAGAGTGAAGGTGAGAGCAGTGACATGGATAGTAATTCTGCAGTGTCATGGAAGCGTGTTAAGCAACAACTGAAAAGcccaaaacagctttcaaaaaaattgAAGACGGATGTAGGCAATAAAAATCCAGAATATGAAGCTAATAAATGTGAGAATGGGAAGACAAGCCTTCTGGAAGATAAGGAGTTTTGGCTTGATGCTACTGCTTCAGAAGAACCGAATACTAAAAAGAAACAGTTGCAGGATAACCAGAGGAGGCTGGCAGCTCTAGAAGAGAGACGGAAAGAGAGAGAATTACAGAAGAAACTCATTCAAGGAGCTCTTTCAAATCTG GATAGCCAGCCAGCAGGCAAGCAGAAACACATCGTATTCAATTCGGATGTGGAAAGTGACGCTGAAGTAGATGAGATGTTGAAGAAAGAGAAGAGTTTGGGAAATATGCATGAAGAA GATGAATCTGCTCCTAAAACTTCAGGCAAACTGTTTGAAAGCAGCGAGGATGAGCAAGATGATACAGATGATGAGAGATTCAAAATTAAGCCCCAGTTTGAAGGCAAAGCTGGTGAAAAA CTCTTGAAATTGCAATCGCGATTTGGCACAGATGAAAGATTTCGCATGGATGCTCGATTCCTTGAAAGTGACAGTGAAGAAGAAG agaCAAACATCttgaaggcagaggaggaagaagagcttgctgcagaaaaaaagaagaatctgcAGATACTGGGAAGCCTCTTGAATATCAGCCTGGAACACCCTAAGCCAACTAAAACGGCCCCAAGTGCTAAGAAATTCAG AGATATTAATGCCCTCCGCTATGATCCCACAAGACAGGACCATGCAGTTTTTGAAAAGAAACCAAGTGCTCCAGAAAAAGAGAG TAAAGCTAAACggaagaagaagagggaagagagTGAGAAGCTGCCTGAAGTGTCTAAAGAAATCTATTATGATATTGCTGTTGATTTAAAAGAGTTGTTTGGATCGTCAAAGAGCAAGacagaaaaacatgaagaaataccCTGGGACAAAGACGATGCAGAGGACTCTACCCCACCTGAGCATTTGGGACCTAACGTTGGGAGTGATGTAGCTCAGGAGTCTAGTGGTTTCACGTTTTCCTTCCTTGGAGACATGGAGGAGTCGGGCATAAAAGAAG AGCCCTACATACTTGAAACAATAAAACCTGTAAAAGTCACATGGCAAGAAGATCCACGTTTCCAAGACAGCAGTTCTGAGGGTGACGATGAACCAGAGGCATCAGAAAGTGACAGGGACAAAGAAGT